In the genome of Yarrowia lipolytica chromosome 1B, complete sequence, the window TTGGACACACGCAGTCTCACACAGGACGTTGTATCGGGATTCTTTTGTTCAAAGCGCGCCTCACCTTTCTTTCTAGTTCTCGTGGGACTGTAAGAAACCAAGCCAACATTAAGATTAAAGTCGCTTGTACAACTAAAACCGGAAACCAAGGTTTATTTTACGTTCCAACTTACTTCTGCAGTGAAGCCAATATTGCTCCCCTACACACctcttcacgtgaccatacAGCCCTGATGAACATGATCTTCGAACAGTGTCGCATGCTGCTGCGGTTTTGGGTCATGTGCGTTGGCACGAGACCGTGTACTGCCCAAATTAAATCCATGGCACCTGTTGATCTCGTTTCATTCCACCTTTTTAGCCAGATAATTCTAACCGTGATTTATACTGAAGGCCATCAACCCCAGCTAAGAGTCATTTCGCTACACGCCACGTCTTGGCAACTAGCTTATTCGAGTCTGAAAATTTTATATACATGTCTTACTCATATATGGCGCTAAAGTGATCAAAATAATCAGCTCGGATCAAGCTCTGATTCTCAgaacctacaagtacagtagtcgtGTTAGCCTAGAAGTGGATCCCTGTCGTGAATAGACGATGAGAGCAATGGAGCAGCCTTCAATTGGTCTGTGGCGATTGATATCACAGGAACTCTTGTTGCAATTCCTCTCGCTGTACAACCGGGGACTACCTGCACCAAATGCGTGGACGGGTGCCCCTCCTTCTACAGCCCATGCATGAGAAGGAATTTTGCTGAAGATTATCTCGTCCGAGTGAGACTGCTTTGCTTTCGGAGAGTTTTGTCCGggtcggtggtggtgataaTCACACTCAACGGGGCTAAGGTCGGGGAAAACACGTCAGCATTCGTCTTTCAATGTATCCCCGAAATTGATTATCGTGATAATCTAACCTAGCATCCAATATACTCATGGTATACGACAGGAAAGAGCCAAAGAAGCGGAATCCGGATACCATCGCTCTATCTGATCACGTACTATCGTACCCTACCACATGCCTTGCCATCATGGCAGCCGTGTGTGGTTATCTGTCTACAGCATCTAGAGTTCGAGGGTCCAGCAGCCGTCAGCACGAGCACTATATCTGTATCTAAGTCCAATTGTGATACTTTTCATCGCCGCCGGGAGGCAATACGACCGCCAAGCAGGTCAACCTTTGGGATTCTCAGCAAGCCAAGAGGGCCAAGTTGGATAAGAAAATCCTCGCTGACCGGCAAGTCTCAGTGCTTTAGCCGACCGTCCAATGCCCACGGCTCAAGCCGGCTGGCTGTGTCCTCATTTCCGTCTTTGTTTGCTCTTCTTTGTGTGTCGTAGCCAGTGTTTAGCCGTGCATATTGAAGAGCGTCTTTCTTTGTCGCGTGAAGATCAGATTTTTTTCACACTGATACAGGGGACTGGGGACGTCTCATAGACCGACTTATTTGCTCATTTGGTGATTTGccggtttttttttaacCTAACAATAAATTTCAAAACTAAATCCAATCAAATTGGGCCCAAGGAAGACACGGACTACACCAAAATTCGCCCCAATGCCCTCGTCTGATCAACCCGAGGGAAGATCAGATAAAAATTTCTCGACTAAGCAACCCAAACTGAGAACAACGGCACAACTCTATTGGAGCCAAACTTTGATACACCCTTAGTCTTGGCGGAGAGAAACTAGCCCGGCGGTGGTATACGAGTAGGAGCCAATGATTGGCAGCGACCGAGTGTCGAAAAATCAAAAGTGTAGtgaaaacgaaaaaaaaaggaataCGCgggacaagaagaaaaataGAATTGGATCTTAGCTCTTTGAATTTGCGCGTCCCAATCAATAGGGGAGGAACTCGGTTAATGAGTTGCGTCACCGCGTTAATTTTGGGAGAGATGATGAGTATCAGATCATTTGGGGTTTCCATCTTTCGGCGTTTCGGCGTTTGACTAGTCGATGGTTTGGACGTGAAATGAGCTCGGGGAGTGTAGAATATGTATCTCTCAGAAGATCTTTTCGATATCTTTCTATTATCGTtccaccttctccatctctcttgAGAAACACATTCTCAAGCGACATATTCCAGGCACATGGTTTCGCCAAGACTCCCTGAGTCGGGAGTGAGCCCCGAAAAATATTGGCTCCAGGTACAGCACAGGCACAGTATGCACAGCGACTCCCTTGAGGAGAGATGCAGTTGCTGTCAATTTGGGCAGATTAGAAACCCGGGACCGCGATAAATGTGCTCAAATAAGAGCATTTTGGCGATGGTGCCAGGTTTCGAGATTCAGGAGGTCCTAGGGCCAGAGGTTGCGGATCTCAACAGGACCCCCAAGCTAGCCCATATCTCACTTCTCTCTGATCAGATAAATCCCCCTTGTTCTCCAAAAGAAAGACCAGCACAAGGTTAACCTGTAGAGGTAAGCTGCAAGCTTGTTGTATCAAAAAAATCAGGACGATCGTTGTCTGATTTTTCTCATTGTGGGAATGCAAAATCAAAATAATCAATCAGAAAAATCAATCGGCATGAGCGTAGCATAAATACCGTCGTAGTCCCCGAGTCCTGATAATCAAGATCCAAGATCAAGCCGATCAATGAAGTTCacatctcttcttctgctggctgcGGCCACTGAGGCAGCAAGAGACACTCTGGCCAACGCTGGCTACCATGTCAACTCTGCCTGTAACAGTCTGACCAACCAGGTCACTTGGGATGTGGGAAAGACGGGCCGAGGTATGACCTACATCAAGTACTGCAAGTACCAGCCTTGGCTCGGCACCTACACCCACTGTGTTGAGCAGTTTGAGGAGCACGAGCATGTCCAAGACCAGGCCTTTGATTTCCTCATCAAGAACTGCGACAATGTCGATGTTCACTTTACCCATGAGGACTTGCGAGGCTTCGCTGCTAATGCCACTCCCTACATCAACCACGATGCTAACTTCACGGCCATCAACAGAGCTCCTGTGGAGTTCAACCACTCCGCCTACAGTCTGTCCTACAGATCTGGTAAGGAGTTCAAATGGCAACTGGACTCCGGCACCTACTTTGGAGCCGGTCTGGTCGCCTGGTTCGCCCTCGTCATTCTCATTGGAGCCGTCATCAACTTTGTCTACAAGGCTTTCCCCCAGACTATCTTTGGCCTGACCCAGAGACCCGTCAAGACTTTCCGACAGTGGTTTTCTCTGCCCGCTACCTTTGGACACAAGCACTCCTCCCCCATGGACTTTAAGATCATCCAGATGGCTACTCCTACTCGAGTCCAGTCTTTCGTGGTCTTTGTCTATATCGCCTTGAACATCATCTTCATGTGCATCTGCTACGATCTCTTCACCCCCAACAGTTCTTTCAAGACCAAGTCCGACCAGCTCGCCCGATATGTTTCTGATCGATCTGGAATCATGGCCTTCACCCAGCTGCCTCTCATTTTCTTGTTCGCAGGTCGAAACAACATCATGATGTGGATCACTGGCTGGTCCTTTGACACCTTCAATGTCTACCACCGATGGGTGTCTCGAATGATGACTATCCACGCAATCATCCACTCTGTCGGTTACACCGTCATTGGTGCTCGACGAGGTGCCCTCAAGATCTACTACTCTCGAACCTACTGGCGATGGGGTGTTGTCGCTACCATCCTGTGCTCTTTCATCTGCATCCAGTCCATCTACTTCCTGCGACACCGATGGTACGATGccttcctcttcatccaCATTGTCTTTGCCGTCATGTTCGTGGTAGGCTGCTGGTGGCACTGTGAGGACCTCGGATGGATGCAGTGGGTTTACGCTTCCATTGCCCTGTGGTGCTTCGACCGACTTATGCGGCTTGTCAGAATGGCTTGGAGTGGTAAGTCCTCAGGAGTGGCACAGATTGTTGGCCGAGAGGCTCGAATCGTCCGAATCGAGGTCGACTACTCCCAGCGATGGAAATTC includes:
- a CDS encoding uncharacterized protein (Compare to YALI0B10846g, similar to uniprot|P36033 Saccharomyces cerevisiae YKL220c FRE2 ferric (and cupric) reductase) encodes the protein MKFTSLLLLAAATEAARDTLANAGYHVNSACNSLTNQVTWDVGKTGRGMTYIKYCKYQPWLGTYTHCVEQFEEHEHVQDQAFDFLIKNCDNVDVHFTHEDLRGFAANATPYINHDANFTAINRAPVEFNHSAYSLSYRSGKEFKWQLDSGTYFGAGLVAWFALVILIGAVINFVYKAFPQTIFGLTQRPVKTFRQWFSLPATFGHKHSSPMDFKIIQMATPTRVQSFVVFVYIALNIIFMCICYDLFTPNSSFKTKSDQLARYVSDRSGIMAFTQLPLIFLFAGRNNIMMWITGWSFDTFNVYHRWVSRMMTIHAIIHSVGYTVIGARRGALKIYYSRTYWRWGVVATILCSFICIQSIYFLRHRWYDAFLFIHIVFAVMFVVGCWWHCEDLGWMQWVYASIALWCFDRLMRLVRMAWSGKSSGVAQIVGREARIVRIEVDYSQRWKFFPGAHVYLHCLKGTRKPWESHPFTIYQSPEAVAGNKITFLIKCYDGMTNSLFNYLDKNGKCTLPVLMDGPYGSQHPVHKYDTSILVAGGIGITATYAYAMDSIQRGLKQHIVFIWVVSDDEYLKWFSQELAYLQTAENIEVRLYLTRQHSRNGGTTTMSEKNVGVQETIINTSSSDEASDKASDVQSLSSMGSVQVNYGSRPDLCAEIPNIVSQAAGTTSVMVCGPPVMNDDTRKAVALSLDFTNKRVDYFEEAFAW